The Raphanus sativus cultivar WK10039 chromosome 6, ASM80110v3, whole genome shotgun sequence sequence GGGTTCTAAATATCAAAGAACTGTGATTCTTGGACAGTATGCATTTAACGTCACAAATCACACTGTTTTTGATCCAAATGCAAAGGCTATAACCTCCAACAGCGAGAAATCAATTTTCACTCATTAGATCTATGCATTAAAAACGATTCTTatgattgaatttttttttcttccttttaatCAAATGAATAAAACAAGATCCAATTGTAACTTTTTTATCAGATGTGTTGGCTTAGATTCTAATAACCAACCAGAAATGATCAtcaaattttaagataaatCAACTTGAAAGTTCAAAATGGCATTTCCAAGACATGATCAAATCAGCAAGCATGCTTATAGCCATCTTAATTGAGTTAATGCAGTAACTTTTTGAACAGTTTATATTTAGTATGCTGATTAAACTTTGTTACTGACAATTCTATCTTCTAGTACCAGATCTTTTAAGATCATATTCAACTCAACAGTTGGCCACTCCCTAGACATTTACCATcagtatatttaaaaacaatcaCAGCAACACACCTTTGCATTCAGGATATATATGAATGAGATATCTAATCATATAATATCAGGCACTCACGTATGCTCCCACATTCTCCAAGAAAGAGCTGCAGGATGAAAAATCAAGGTCAACGCCCAAGTCAGTAAGATTTCAAACACAAGTATTCCAAATGCTTTCATAAACAATCgggcatttggtctagtggtatgattctcgctttgggtgcgagaggtcccgagttcgattCTCGGAATGCCCCCATTGACTTTTTTTAGGAAGTGCATGTTCTGAATTCCAGCTAATTAATATAAGAGACTTTGCTGTCTTTTGGTACCAATTTTTTCAGAGATCCCGTTTAAGATAGCAATTGACTTTTTTCTGTCCCTAATTTTTGTACAGCTGTAAATTACAGACATCACACCTAAACATACCTTGGCCTTCAGGTCAAAGTGATTTAGATCTACACAAATCTCCCGTCTTCATAATTTTCTAACTTGATAGTGTGCTgcaggaaagaaaaaaaaaaagaaggaagcGCTAAATTAATAGAAGTTCAGAACGGTTGCTTTTAAGAAAACAGGACCATACAAAAGCATATACTCTTATGTAGGAAATTACAACAACTGGACATAAGGTATGGTGTATAGTAATTCCTAAGTTCCTTATGTCAGAAAGTCTTGTAACACATATCATGTACAATACAAGCAAAAGATCAAAATGAATTGAAACTATGTGACGATTTTCACGTCATCAGTGCAAACGGCCAACTGAAAAAGTATAGGACACAATAGTTTCCACAAGTcgattaacatatatatcacTTTCCAATGAAAATGAAACAGTCATTTCCTTAGACTATCAGTTGTGAGACAGACCCCGCATATCAGATCTTGTTAAGACTAAATTAATTCACCACTAAAGGTCCAACTAAGGGAGCTTAGACCCCACATTGacttaatatgtttttttcttttagcatTTTAACAAACTTTCTCAAACAGCGCCAGCGGTAGATCGATTCTCAGAATGCACAGTGACACATTATTCAAAAAGTCTGTGCTCTAAGTGACAGTGAAATATTGGATTCGAGATCTAGCTTGATTTTTCACATATGAGCTTTGATAAAATCCTCCtatctaaaaattatatattagaaaCACAGTTTTGTTACATTTGAAGCTAATGAGTAATTTCTCAACCGGGTATTTGGTCAACTAGTAGCTTGTCTTTCAGTTTGGTCAACCAAGAAGTCCTAGGTTCAATTCTTATATTTTCCACCACAACCATTCTTTAAAACACCAACAGTTAGAAAATGAACAGGACAGGGAAGGAAATTGTTTCTTCACAAGCCTCAGCAATCTACTGTTTCTTTCTACAAAATATTTGCGTAAGATATGGTGATAACATGGATACTTATCATTGCTCACAACTGAACATACTGCATGACTGGCTTGGAAACAAAGTGTAGACAGAAAGCAACATTACAATACGTTATACATACTGACCTGGGACATGAGCAAACAGAGACATCTACAACGACCTTCCTCGCCATAAGATTCATGCAAATTTTCCACAAGACGTCCCAAGCAAAGAACTCAGCACCATCAGCTAGGCATATAAACTAGTAGCCTTGTCTGCATTTTCACTGGTAACGAACATCATTTATCAGCTtattgtcttttcttttttgtttttgttgtaatGATAACAGATAGCGTCTAGGGTAACACAACTGAGCAAAAAAATATGTTCGCCTACCATTCTGGGGTGCTTAAAGTTAGGTATCCGTTCAATGAAAGCGGGTGGTCGTTGATATACCAGAGATGCAACTCTTATCAAGATTATGGCGGTTAACCCCCATATAACATAATCCTTATCTCCTGTACTGTAATCAAAGAAGTGAAGCAAATGCCTTTTCCCAATCCACTCGATCTCCTCAGATCTCCGGTTCTCATCCTGCGTATGATATTATTAGATGCCTCGAGAACATAAAAGACTTGCAACTATAAAGCAtgcttgataaaaaaaaaaaaaagaaactagagTAACCTTGAGAAACATTTCAAGAGGTGCATCGAACACGGTTTCCACCTCAGCAGGATTTGGCATTGGATTGAATGCTTTTCTGTCCCATAATATTCCTACTACAGGAGTTACTCTCAGCAGATGCTGCAATGGAAAAAGAAGCACACACAGATAAGCAAAATATTGCTCAGATTTTGAAAGAAGTGTGCATCTCTCACTTAATATAAAAGCTAAACCAACAATAAAACCATGATTTTAAGGCTTAAAGCTACAACTATAAAATTATGTAGGATCTTAAAAGAGATAGAGCGCCACTGCAGTTACCATCATTGTGATGCAATACAAGTACGAAAGAAAGTTCAGAAAATCAGCAATGCAAATAAGTAAATAACTAAGGcctaaaaaaaagagaagcaaCGAGACAAAGGAGGACTACCGTGGAAACATGTAGATACCTGAGAGAGAAAAGGTTCGAGGAAAGCAACAAGATCAACAAGCGAAGGGTTTAGTCCAATCTCTTCATCTGCCTCTCTGGTGGCAGTAACACCATCATCATccttatcatcttcttctgcttTACCACCTGGCAAAGAAACTTCTCCtgcaacaaaataaaatactttcgAACAGTTAGAGATATGATGACTCCAAAGACGAGAGTCCCTTTAAAATCAAAGTGgccaaattcaaaaaaaaaaaaaaaaaaaaggcaaagtGGAGAAACCAGAGTGAGTAGACAATCCGGAGGACCTCTTAGTGAGGATGACACGAAAATCACCGTCGTCTCCTTCGAAGAGACAGATCAACACAGCTGCTTTCTTCGCCGTCGGAGAGATCAGTTTCCCGGTGCTCTCTTCCGCCTTGTA is a genomic window containing:
- the LOC108806536 gene encoding nudix hydrolase 22, chloroplastic, producing MESPASAAKSVSRGSSSRLFALAQQLRVYKAEESTGKLISPTAKKAAVLICLFEGDDGDFRVILTKRSSGLSTHSGEVSLPGGKAEEDDKDDDGVTATREADEEIGLNPSLVDLVAFLEPFLSQHLLRVTPVVGILWDRKAFNPMPNPAEVETVFDAPLEMFLKDENRRSEEIEWIGKRHLLHFFDYSTGDKDYVIWGLTAIILIRVASLVYQRPPAFIERIPNFKHPRM